In the genome of Streptomyces sp. NBC_00237, one region contains:
- a CDS encoding carboxymuconolactone decarboxylase family protein: MSRIEPLAPPYSPQIEQALRRWMPPGVDHEPLALFRVLHRSPDLASRMFVLGAGLLGHGLLPDLDREIVIARTTARCGCAYEWGVHAAAFADRVGLTPEQLRATAADDPVRAAPWHPRHEALLVAVDELHDTARLSAPAWESLHDHYDEPQLLELLVLTGWYRTVAHLANGLLLEEEEWATPFPDDRAGRGR; encoded by the coding sequence GTGTCACGCATCGAACCGCTCGCCCCGCCCTACTCCCCGCAGATCGAACAGGCTCTGCGGCGCTGGATGCCGCCCGGTGTGGATCACGAACCCCTGGCGCTCTTCCGGGTGTTGCACCGAAGCCCCGACCTCGCCTCCCGCATGTTCGTCCTCGGTGCGGGGCTGCTCGGGCACGGGTTGTTGCCCGACCTGGACCGGGAGATCGTCATCGCCAGGACCACCGCCCGCTGCGGCTGTGCGTACGAATGGGGTGTGCACGCAGCCGCGTTCGCGGACCGGGTCGGGCTCACGCCCGAGCAACTCCGCGCCACCGCGGCCGACGACCCCGTGCGCGCCGCGCCCTGGCACCCGCGACACGAGGCCCTCCTCGTCGCCGTCGACGAACTCCACGACACCGCGCGCCTTTCAGCCCCGGCCTGGGAGTCCCTCCACGACCACTACGACGAGCCCCAGCTCCTGGAACTCCTCGTCCTCACCGGCTGGTACCGGACCGTCGCGCACTTGGCCAACGGGCTCCTCCTGGAGGAAGAAGAATGGGCGACGCCGTTTCCCGACGACAGGGCAGGGCGGGGCCGGTAG
- a CDS encoding ABC transporter ATP-binding protein, whose amino-acid sequence MGEPVVSASERELFGGPLRYDTGWSQHESAHLELSMLGAVRVMPRLVGATLRRAWHADRNALLAVGVSEVGQGVAAAVGLLAVNAVMHALLGAAAPVDRLYEALPALFTAGGAAVVSAVLACWSTSRAGRLEPMVERLATTEYLAAASAVELEAIEDPEFRRLIDVAQFGAQSARQMIGACVAALNGTISLIAAGGVLTVLHPALLPMLILIAAPRGWGAMRVAQERYVSVLTWMEHLRASRLIAQLLTSRTAAQEVRIHAVGPYLLTAYEDMAHSAESEQKRLATGKALTELVASALSGAVMVGTYALLGWLIVAGHMELAVAGTAVIAVRSGSASLGALVMHVNRLNEESLYVQDHEKFLVEAGRRAIPQGGGALAERVAAICLEQVTYRYPDRDEPALDGVSLSLPMGSVTAVVGENGSGKSTLMKVVAGLLLPQTGIVRWDGQEVTGVDRAQVFSRVSLLTQDFERWPVTAAMNIRIGRPQSSSSEGELMESVAYADASGVVRKLPFGLGTLLARMFHGASEISGGEWQKFGLARTHRRTATAPADSILIVDEPTSALDPEAEIAAFDRIRRLAGPNRAVVLVTHRMSGVRHADTIHVLSRGRMVEHGTHDQLLAADGRYAAMFRTQAEQYAPSGAV is encoded by the coding sequence ATGGGCGAGCCCGTCGTCTCCGCGAGTGAGCGGGAGCTGTTCGGCGGGCCGCTGCGGTACGACACCGGGTGGTCCCAACACGAAAGCGCGCACCTGGAGTTGAGCATGCTCGGCGCGGTCCGGGTGATGCCTCGGCTGGTCGGCGCGACCCTGCGCCGGGCCTGGCACGCGGACCGGAACGCCCTGCTCGCGGTCGGCGTCAGCGAGGTCGGGCAGGGGGTCGCCGCCGCCGTCGGGCTGCTCGCGGTGAACGCCGTCATGCATGCCCTGCTGGGCGCCGCCGCCCCCGTCGACCGCCTGTACGAGGCGCTGCCCGCGCTCTTCACCGCCGGGGGCGCGGCCGTCGTCAGCGCGGTCCTCGCCTGCTGGTCGACGTCCCGGGCGGGGCGGCTGGAGCCGATGGTGGAGAGGCTGGCCACCACCGAGTACCTGGCCGCCGCCTCGGCGGTGGAGCTGGAGGCCATCGAGGACCCGGAGTTCCGGCGGCTGATCGACGTCGCGCAGTTCGGCGCGCAGTCCGCCCGCCAGATGATCGGCGCGTGCGTCGCCGCCCTCAACGGCACCATCTCGCTGATCGCCGCCGGAGGCGTCCTCACCGTCCTGCACCCGGCGCTGCTGCCGATGCTGATCCTGATCGCCGCCCCGCGCGGCTGGGGTGCGATGCGGGTGGCACAGGAACGGTACGTCTCCGTGCTGACCTGGATGGAGCACCTGCGGGCGAGCCGCCTGATCGCGCAGCTCCTCACCTCGCGCACGGCGGCCCAGGAGGTACGCATCCACGCGGTCGGCCCGTACCTGCTCACCGCGTACGAGGACATGGCACACAGCGCGGAGTCCGAGCAGAAGCGCCTCGCCACCGGAAAGGCACTGACCGAGCTGGTCGCCTCCGCCCTGTCGGGGGCGGTCATGGTCGGCACGTACGCGTTGCTCGGCTGGCTGATCGTCGCCGGGCACATGGAACTGGCCGTCGCGGGCACGGCGGTGATCGCGGTGCGGTCGGGCTCGGCGAGCCTGGGGGCGCTGGTGATGCACGTGAACCGGCTCAACGAGGAAAGCCTGTACGTCCAGGACCACGAGAAGTTCCTCGTGGAGGCCGGGCGGCGGGCCATCCCGCAGGGCGGCGGGGCGCTCGCCGAGCGGGTGGCGGCGATATGCCTGGAGCAGGTGACGTACCGCTATCCGGACCGGGACGAACCCGCCCTGGACGGGGTGTCGTTGAGCCTTCCGATGGGGTCGGTGACGGCGGTCGTCGGGGAGAACGGCTCCGGCAAGTCCACCTTGATGAAGGTGGTCGCCGGACTGCTGCTGCCGCAGACCGGGATCGTGCGGTGGGACGGGCAGGAGGTGACCGGGGTGGACCGGGCGCAGGTGTTCTCGCGGGTCTCGCTCCTCACTCAGGACTTCGAACGCTGGCCGGTGACCGCCGCGATGAACATCCGGATCGGCCGACCCCAGTCCTCTTCCTCAGAGGGCGAGTTGATGGAGTCGGTCGCGTACGCGGACGCCTCCGGCGTGGTCCGGAAGCTCCCCTTCGGGCTGGGCACGCTGCTGGCCCGGATGTTCCACGGGGCGTCGGAGATATCCGGCGGGGAGTGGCAGAAGTTCGGGCTGGCCCGCACGCATCGGCGTACCGCCACCGCACCCGCCGACAGCATCCTCATCGTCGACGAACCGACTTCCGCCCTCGACCCGGAGGCGGAGATCGCCGCCTTCGATCGCATCCGCCGCCTCGCGGGCCCGAACCGGGCCGTGGTCCTGGTGACCCACCGCATGTCGGGGGTCCGGCACGCGGACACGATCCACGTACTGAGCCGGGGCCGGATGGTCGAACACGGTACGCACGACCAACTGCTGGCGGCGGACGGCAGGTACGCGGCGATGTTCCGGACCCAGGCGGAGCAGTACGCGCCGTCGGGGGCGGTATAG
- a CDS encoding ABATE domain-containing protein, which translates to MEPHLALELASTIRHDGNGGVADDLSDSGEEGAARWLRAQRAALLAHGLTAADLAAAEDSGTVREDLVPLREAVRALFAHAVSPAPPSPADANRLLPVPEALERLNSTAARQPVAPHLACSDGEFEQTLKPLTEHGPHVRLTAAVARAAIAFLAGPERELLRACTAPRCVRYYVQQHGRQGYCKPSCGNRARVARHYQRRHASAPDA; encoded by the coding sequence GTGGAACCGCATCTGGCACTGGAGTTGGCGAGCACCATTCGGCACGACGGGAACGGCGGCGTCGCCGACGACCTGTCCGACTCCGGCGAGGAGGGCGCGGCACGGTGGCTGCGGGCACAGCGGGCCGCACTGCTCGCGCACGGGCTCACCGCCGCCGACCTCGCCGCCGCCGAGGATTCGGGCACCGTACGGGAGGACCTCGTACCCCTGCGTGAAGCGGTACGCGCACTGTTCGCGCACGCGGTGAGCCCCGCCCCGCCCAGTCCGGCGGACGCGAACCGCCTGCTTCCCGTACCCGAAGCCCTGGAGCGGTTGAATTCGACCGCCGCACGCCAGCCCGTGGCCCCCCACCTGGCCTGCTCGGACGGCGAGTTCGAGCAGACCCTGAAGCCGCTGACGGAGCACGGTCCACACGTGCGGCTCACGGCGGCCGTGGCCCGTGCCGCCATCGCCTTCCTCGCCGGACCCGAGCGGGAACTGCTGCGCGCCTGCACCGCTCCGCGCTGTGTGCGCTACTACGTCCAACAGCACGGCCGCCAGGGATACTGCAAGCCCTCCTGCGGAAACCGGGCGCGGGTGGCGCGCCACTACCAGCGGCGGCACGCATCGGCGCCCGACGCCTGA
- a CDS encoding metallophosphoesterase, producing MPTLLAQISDLHLDGSARSTERAARVMDYLRALPRPVDALLVTGDIADDGTVAQYEEAARLLDASFPVLPCPGNHDVRSAYRKGLLGEGEPGSDAPVNRVHDINGTALLLVDSTLPGRDEGLLDPATLRWIRRTLDGLPATSRALLAFHHPPVAVHHPLPDGYLLQNPADLAAILAEFPQVTAVLTGHAHTAAATAFAGRPLLVGPAITWTLRLPWEGDRAADREQPPGLAFHVLDDGGRLTTHYRVVP from the coding sequence ATGCCCACCCTGCTCGCCCAGATCAGCGACCTGCACCTGGACGGAAGCGCACGCTCCACCGAGCGTGCCGCCCGGGTCATGGACTACCTGCGTGCCCTGCCACGCCCCGTCGACGCGCTCCTGGTCACCGGCGACATCGCGGACGACGGCACGGTCGCCCAGTACGAGGAGGCCGCACGCCTGCTGGACGCGTCCTTCCCCGTGCTCCCGTGCCCCGGCAATCACGACGTACGTTCCGCCTACCGCAAGGGGCTTCTGGGGGAAGGGGAGCCGGGGAGTGACGCGCCCGTCAACCGTGTCCACGACATCAACGGCACGGCCCTCCTCCTCGTCGACTCGACCCTCCCCGGCCGCGACGAAGGTCTCCTCGACCCGGCCACCCTCCGCTGGATCAGGCGCACCCTCGACGGACTGCCCGCCACCAGCCGGGCCCTCCTCGCCTTCCATCACCCCCCGGTCGCGGTCCACCACCCGCTCCCCGACGGTTACCTCCTCCAGAACCCGGCGGACCTGGCCGCCATCCTCGCCGAGTTTCCCCAGGTCACAGCCGTTCTCACTGGCCACGCCCACACCGCTGCCGCCACGGCCTTCGCGGGCCGTCCGCTTCTCGTGGGCCCGGCGATCACCTGGACGCTACGGCTGCCGTGGGAGGGAGACCGGGCGGCGGACCGCGAACAGCCGCCCGGGCTGGCCTTCCACGTACTGGACGACGGGGGCCGCCTGACGACGCACTACCGGGTCGTGCCGTGA
- a CDS encoding sirohydrochlorin chelatase — protein MRLSPQTPLSPRPLLAVAHGTRDPDGTSATEELLARVRELRPGLEVVLAYVDVARPALPDVLATLRGDVVLVPLLLGTGFHIRVDIPEALAAAPHVRARITRALGPHPLLATALADRLTEVRAPATGPVVLASAGSSDPRSRADTAAMADLLTHRLGRPAVASYLCGGTPTPADAVAALHAEGHRRVAVSSYLMTPGFFARKAAATPGTVTSAPLGAHDAVARLVLDRYDEASAHPCHGTTR, from the coding sequence GTGAGGCTCTCACCGCAGACCCCGCTGTCACCGAGGCCGCTGCTCGCCGTGGCGCACGGGACCCGGGACCCCGACGGCACGTCCGCGACGGAGGAACTCCTCGCGCGGGTACGGGAGTTGCGACCGGGCCTGGAAGTGGTCCTGGCGTACGTGGACGTGGCCCGCCCCGCCCTCCCCGACGTCCTCGCCACGCTGCGCGGCGACGTCGTCCTCGTGCCTCTCCTCCTCGGTACGGGTTTCCACATACGGGTGGACATCCCCGAGGCCCTGGCCGCCGCGCCGCACGTACGCGCCCGGATCACCCGTGCCCTCGGCCCGCACCCCTTGCTCGCGACCGCGCTGGCGGACCGGCTGACGGAGGTACGGGCCCCGGCGACCGGCCCCGTCGTCCTCGCCTCCGCAGGCTCGTCGGACCCGCGTTCGCGCGCCGACACCGCCGCCATGGCCGACCTCCTCACCCACCGCCTGGGCCGCCCCGCCGTCGCCTCCTACCTGTGCGGCGGCACCCCGACCCCGGCCGACGCGGTGGCGGCGCTGCACGCGGAGGGCCACCGTCGGGTCGCGGTGTCGAGCTATCTGATGACCCCCGGCTTCTTCGCCCGCAAGGCGGCGGCCACCCCCGGAACGGTCACGTCCGCCCCCCTGGGCGCGCACGACGCGGTGGCCCGGCTGGTCCTGGACCGTTACGACGAGGCGTCCGCCCACCCCTGTCACGGCACGACCCGGTAG
- a CDS encoding uroporphyrinogen-III synthase, with product MTTAMPATPVPPEGSLTGLTVGVTADRRRDELESLLRRRGAKVLSAPALRIVPIDDDALVRDATDACLARPLDYVVATTGVGWRGWMSAAEGWGTGARLVDACRSATVISRGPKATGAIRASGLRESYAPASEAVDEMLAWLLERDLSGKRVAVQEHGAPLPEFTAALRERGAEVVEVPVYRWGPSPDPDAVRRLVDATVRGEVHALPFTSAPAIDAFLAAADESGRREQVLAALRTDVLAACIGPVCARPLLAADVPCVWPERGRLGALVRTLDQELPARHRRELASWEGPLALQGAAVSGPAGTVQLTPLPAAILRALAERPGTVLSRAELLRRAWPADAPDAPRPTDEHVVEAAVGRLRAALGPYSGLIRTVTKRGYRLAVDPG from the coding sequence ATGACAACAGCGATGCCCGCCACGCCCGTTCCGCCGGAGGGCTCACTGACCGGACTCACGGTCGGGGTCACGGCTGACCGCCGTCGCGACGAACTCGAATCCCTGCTGCGGCGGCGCGGCGCGAAGGTCCTCTCGGCGCCCGCCCTGCGGATCGTGCCGATCGACGACGACGCTCTCGTACGGGACGCCACCGACGCCTGTCTCGCCCGCCCGCTGGACTACGTCGTCGCCACGACCGGCGTCGGCTGGCGCGGCTGGATGAGCGCGGCGGAGGGCTGGGGGACGGGGGCGCGCCTGGTCGACGCGTGCCGGAGCGCGACGGTGATCAGCCGGGGTCCGAAGGCGACGGGCGCGATCCGGGCGTCGGGGCTGCGGGAGAGTTACGCGCCCGCGTCCGAGGCCGTGGACGAGATGCTGGCGTGGCTGCTGGAGCGGGACCTGTCGGGCAAGCGGGTCGCGGTGCAGGAACACGGCGCCCCGCTGCCGGAGTTCACGGCGGCACTGCGGGAGCGCGGCGCGGAGGTCGTGGAGGTGCCGGTGTACCGGTGGGGTCCGTCGCCTGACCCGGACGCGGTACGGCGTCTGGTGGATGCGACGGTACGGGGCGAGGTGCACGCCCTGCCCTTCACGAGCGCGCCCGCGATCGACGCGTTCCTGGCGGCGGCGGACGAGTCGGGCCGCCGCGAGCAGGTCCTCGCGGCACTGCGTACGGACGTGCTGGCGGCCTGCATCGGGCCGGTCTGCGCCCGCCCGCTGCTGGCGGCCGACGTGCCGTGCGTATGGCCGGAGCGGGGGCGGCTCGGCGCGCTCGTACGCACTCTCGACCAGGAGCTTCCCGCCCGTCACCGGCGCGAACTCGCCTCCTGGGAGGGCCCGCTGGCTCTCCAGGGCGCGGCCGTCTCGGGCCCGGCGGGCACCGTGCAGCTGACCCCGCTCCCGGCGGCGATCCTCCGCGCTCTGGCGGAACGCCCCGGCACGGTACTCAGCCGGGCGGAACTCCTGCGCCGCGCCTGGCCCGCCGACGCCCCGGACGCGCCGCGCCCGACGGACGAGCACGTGGTGGAGGCGGCGGTGGGACGGCTCCGCGCGGCCCTCGGCCCGTACAGCGGTCTGATCCGTACGGTCACCAAGCGGGGGTACCGGCTGGCGGTGGACCCGGGGTGA
- a CDS encoding molybdopterin oxidoreductase family protein, translating into MNQTPTAPAGAPAGVPVDTHCPYCSLQCGMRLGAAASGPSPVEIVERPDFPVNRGALCGKGHSAAAVLAPGVRLTAPLVRDEKGGPLREATWDEALDRAASAFAAAGERYGRDAVGVFGGGGLTNEKAYLLGKFARVALRTANIDYNGRFCMSSAAAAHRNAFGLDRGLPFPLADVARTGCLILVGSNLADTMPPAVRYVREMRENGGTLIVVDPRRTRTADLADLHLAPAPGTDLALALGLLHLVVAGGHVDEDFIASRTNGWEAAREAAMAHWPERVEAITGVPVSQLRRCVELFVSAGTGMVLTARGPEQQSKGVDTVGAWINLCLATGRAGRPLSGYGCLTGQGNGQGGREHGQKADQLPGYRSITDPAARAHVARVWGVDPADLPGPGVSAYELLDALGTEGGARALLLMGSNPVVSAPNARHVTSRLAALDSLVVCDVVLSETAALADVVLPSAQWAEETGTMTNLEGRVILRQAALPPVGHARTDLRILHDLADRLGHGKGFPADPEEVFTELRAASAGGQADYSGIDYARIRAEEGVFWPCPAGDAADPVVPHPGTPRLFLDRFATPDGRARFVNVSHRPAGEEPDADYPLLLTTGRVLAQYQSGAQTRRTPELNRAAPAPFVELHPRLAARLGVTEGEPLALTSRRGRATAPARITTAIRPDTVFMPFHWPGEGRANSLTNPALDPQSRMPEFKVCAVRAEKAIPSEAAPATGEAVR; encoded by the coding sequence ATGAACCAGACCCCGACGGCCCCCGCCGGCGCCCCAGCAGGTGTCCCTGTCGACACCCACTGCCCGTACTGCTCGCTCCAGTGCGGCATGCGTCTCGGTGCGGCGGCGTCAGGTCCCTCGCCCGTGGAGATCGTCGAGCGCCCCGACTTCCCGGTGAACCGGGGGGCCTTGTGCGGCAAGGGCCACAGCGCCGCCGCCGTGCTCGCGCCGGGGGTCCGGCTCACCGCTCCTCTCGTACGGGACGAGAAGGGCGGACCGCTGCGGGAGGCCACCTGGGACGAGGCCCTGGACCGGGCGGCGTCGGCCTTCGCGGCGGCGGGGGAGCGGTACGGGCGCGACGCGGTCGGCGTCTTCGGCGGCGGCGGCCTGACGAACGAAAAGGCGTACCTGCTCGGCAAGTTCGCCCGCGTCGCATTGCGTACGGCCAACATCGACTACAACGGCCGCTTCTGCATGTCCTCGGCCGCCGCCGCCCACCGCAACGCCTTCGGCCTGGACCGGGGCCTGCCCTTCCCCCTCGCGGACGTGGCCCGCACCGGCTGTCTGATCCTCGTCGGCAGCAACCTCGCCGACACGATGCCGCCCGCCGTCCGCTACGTACGCGAGATGCGGGAGAACGGCGGCACGCTGATCGTCGTCGACCCGCGCCGCACCCGCACCGCCGACCTCGCCGACCTGCACCTCGCCCCGGCCCCCGGAACGGACCTCGCCCTCGCCCTGGGCCTCCTCCATCTGGTCGTCGCGGGCGGCCACGTCGACGAGGACTTCATCGCGTCCCGTACGAACGGCTGGGAGGCGGCCCGCGAGGCGGCGATGGCGCACTGGCCGGAGCGGGTGGAGGCCATCACCGGGGTGCCGGTGTCGCAGCTGCGGCGCTGCGTCGAGCTGTTCGTCTCCGCCGGTACGGGAATGGTGCTGACCGCGCGCGGGCCGGAACAGCAGTCCAAGGGCGTCGACACGGTGGGCGCGTGGATCAACCTGTGCCTGGCCACCGGCCGCGCGGGCCGACCCCTGTCCGGGTACGGCTGCCTCACCGGCCAGGGCAACGGCCAGGGCGGGCGCGAACACGGCCAGAAGGCCGACCAGCTCCCGGGCTACCGCTCCATCACGGACCCGGCGGCACGGGCGCACGTCGCCCGGGTGTGGGGCGTCGACCCCGCCGACCTCCCGGGGCCGGGAGTCTCCGCGTACGAACTCCTCGACGCGCTCGGTACGGAGGGCGGGGCGCGGGCCCTGCTCCTGATGGGCTCGAACCCGGTGGTCTCGGCCCCCAACGCCCGCCACGTCACGTCACGCCTCGCCGCCCTCGACTCGCTGGTCGTGTGCGACGTGGTCCTCTCCGAGACGGCGGCGCTCGCGGACGTGGTCCTGCCCTCCGCCCAATGGGCCGAGGAAACCGGCACGATGACCAACCTGGAAGGCCGCGTCATCCTCCGCCAGGCGGCCCTCCCGCCGGTCGGTCACGCCCGCACGGACCTCCGGATCCTGCACGACCTCGCCGACCGCCTGGGCCACGGGAAGGGCTTCCCCGCCGATCCGGAGGAGGTCTTCACGGAACTCCGCGCGGCGTCGGCGGGCGGCCAGGCGGACTACTCGGGCATCGACTACGCACGGATCCGGGCGGAGGAGGGGGTGTTCTGGCCCTGCCCTGCGGGGGACGCAGCGGACCCCGTCGTCCCGCACCCCGGCACCCCGCGCCTCTTCCTCGACCGGTTCGCCACTCCCGACGGGCGGGCCCGGTTCGTGAACGTCTCGCACCGCCCCGCCGGGGAGGAGCCGGACGCCGACTACCCCCTCCTCCTCACCACCGGCCGCGTGCTCGCCCAGTACCAGAGCGGCGCGCAGACCCGCCGCACGCCCGAACTGAACCGTGCGGCCCCCGCCCCCTTCGTCGAACTGCACCCCCGGCTGGCGGCCCGGCTGGGCGTCACGGAGGGGGAGCCCCTGGCCCTCACCAGCCGCCGGGGCCGCGCCACCGCCCCGGCCAGGATCACCACGGCCATCCGCCCGGACACCGTCTTCATGCCGTTCCACTGGCCGGGCGAGGGCCGCGCGAACTCCCTCACCAACCCGGCCCTGGACCCGCAGTCCCGCATGCCGGAGTTCAAGGTGTGCGCGGTACGGGCGGAGAAGGCGATCCCCTCCGAGGCCGCCCCCGCCACCGGGGAGGCAGTCCGATGA
- a CDS encoding NAD(P)/FAD-dependent oxidoreductase, with protein MSTPSMSMETPSMETPSTDTSSTGAPSLGTPRRIAVIGAGMAAARLAQQTLAQAPPGTLDITLYGHEPHAPYNRALLAGVLDGRYPPEALTLPTGGATVRTDTEVVAIDTASHTLRTATGETFPYDTLILATGANPVLPPIRNLHISPPPPPSPLVRSAPPSLLGRRGRPPGASGASPARTELRAWGRAGKGAAPALRAHPAAAPPSPGTAAPSSVAPPHPRTATPSDPTPTPTPPTPTTTPDLKLGVHPFRTLTDSTTLAQAARQATRAIVIGGGLLGVSATRALAALDIPTELIHQAPHLMDRHLDDEAAATVRRALEGMGAAVYTGNRARALQGDTAVTGVELANGHVLTCDLVVLACGVRPRTGLARTAGIEVRRGIVVDDTLATSAPDVYAIGDCTEHRGAVHGVTGPAWAQADTLAARLSGKDPDATYTGTHGTARLTAGPLEIAAFGETDDSAGDALRLADGTRGTYGSYKKLVMRGDRLVGAILVGDLAAIGELTRTYERGEPLPPRPLDLLTPLSEGAAL; from the coding sequence ATGAGTACCCCTTCCATGTCCATGGAGACCCCGTCCATGGAGACCCCTTCGACGGACACCTCTTCCACGGGCGCCCCCTCCCTGGGCACCCCCCGCCGCATCGCGGTGATCGGCGCCGGAATGGCCGCCGCCCGCCTCGCCCAGCAGACCCTCGCCCAGGCCCCGCCCGGCACCCTCGACATCACCCTGTACGGCCACGAACCCCACGCCCCCTACAACCGCGCCCTCCTCGCGGGCGTCCTCGACGGCCGCTACCCCCCGGAGGCCCTCACCCTCCCCACGGGCGGAGCCACGGTCCGTACGGACACGGAGGTCGTCGCCATCGACACGGCCTCCCACACCCTCCGCACCGCCACCGGCGAAACCTTCCCCTACGACACCCTCATCCTCGCCACCGGCGCCAACCCCGTCCTCCCCCCCATCCGCAACCTCCACATATCCCCTCCGCCCCCGCCCAGCCCCCTTGTACGCTCCGCTCCGCCCAGTCTCCTTGGGCGGCGGGGCCGCCCCCCGGGGGCGAGTGGGGCATCCCCTGCTCGAACGGAGTTGAGAGCTTGGGGAAGGGCGGGCAAGGGGGCGGCCCCCGCACTGCGGGCCCACCCCGCCGCCGCCCCGCCCAGCCCCGGCACCGCCGCCCCGTCCAGCGTGGCCCCGCCCCACCCCCGTACCGCCACACCCTCCGACCCGACCCCGACCCCGACCCCGCCCACCCCAACCACCACCCCCGACCTCAAACTCGGCGTCCACCCCTTCCGCACCCTCACCGACTCCACCACCCTCGCCCAAGCCGCCCGCCAAGCCACCCGCGCCATCGTCATCGGCGGCGGCCTCCTCGGCGTCAGCGCCACCCGCGCCCTCGCCGCCCTCGACATCCCCACCGAACTCATCCACCAGGCCCCCCACCTGATGGACCGTCACCTCGACGACGAAGCCGCCGCCACCGTCCGCCGCGCCCTCGAAGGCATGGGAGCCGCCGTCTACACCGGCAACCGCGCCCGCGCCCTCCAGGGCGACACCGCCGTCACCGGCGTCGAACTCGCCAACGGCCACGTCCTCACCTGCGACCTCGTCGTCCTCGCCTGTGGCGTCCGCCCCCGCACGGGCCTCGCCCGCACCGCCGGGATCGAGGTCCGGCGCGGCATCGTCGTCGACGACACCCTCGCCACCTCCGCCCCCGACGTCTACGCGATCGGCGACTGCACCGAACACCGGGGCGCGGTCCACGGAGTCACCGGCCCTGCCTGGGCCCAGGCCGACACCCTCGCCGCCCGCCTCTCCGGCAAGGACCCCGACGCCACCTACACCGGCACTCACGGAACGGCCCGCCTCACCGCAGGCCCCCTGGAAATCGCCGCCTTCGGCGAGACCGACGACTCCGCGGGCGACGCGTTGCGCCTCGCCGACGGCACCCGAGGCACCTACGGCTCGTACAAGAAGCTCGTGATGCGCGGCGACCGCCTCGTCGGCGCGATCCTCGTCGGCGACCTCGCCGCGATCGGCGAACTCACCCGCACCTACGAGAGGGGCGAGCCGCTGCCGCCCCGCCCCCTCGACCTGCTGACCCCCCTCTCCGAAGGAGCCGCCCTGTGA